One genomic segment of Vulcanisaeta thermophila includes these proteins:
- a CDS encoding geranylgeranylglyceryl/heptaprenylglyceryl phosphate synthase has product MGVKEYLLGRIRELGTIHMTLLDPDKVSPREFLELARRAQDYGTDAIMVGGSLGVSEGQLDEYLKPLRDFIKVPIILFPGSVANLSNYADAVFFLSVLNSADPYFIVGAQVQAAVLLIKRFRRLEPISLAYLIIGDGGAVGYVSHARPIPYDRDDIALAYAYAAQLMGFEMVYLEAGSGAREPVRARMISRVKSIVTRPVIVGGGIRSPEKAMEAAVAGADAVVTGTIVEEDPELLKDIIRAVHEGGIKRISSGGH; this is encoded by the coding sequence ATGGGGGTTAAGGAGTACTTACTAGGTAGGATTAGGGAGCTGGGCACTATACACATGACGTTGCTGGACCCTGACAAGGTAAGCCCCAGGGAATTCCTGGAACTGGCCAGGAGGGCCCAGGATTACGGTACCGATGCCATAATGGTTGGTGGTAGCCTGGGCGTGTCCGAGGGGCAACTTGATGAGTACCTGAAGCCTCTGAGGGATTTCATAAAGGTACCCATTATACTATTCCCCGGTAGTGTGGCTAACCTGAGTAATTACGCGGATGCGGTGTTCTTCCTAAGCGTATTAAACAGTGCGGATCCCTACTTCATAGTTGGTGCCCAGGTTCAGGCCGCGGTACTGCTCATTAAGAGGTTTAGGAGGCTGGAGCCCATATCCCTGGCATACCTAATCATTGGTGATGGTGGTGCCGTGGGTTACGTGAGCCACGCAAGGCCCATACCGTACGATAGGGATGATATAGCCCTAGCCTACGCATACGCCGCTCAGTTAATGGGTTTCGAAATGGTGTACCTAGAGGCTGGTAGTGGTGCTAGGGAGCCCGTGAGGGCTAGGATGATTTCCAGGGTTAAGTCCATAGTGACCAGGCCCGTTATTGTTGGTGGTGGTATAAGATCCCCTGAGAAGGCCATGGAGGCTGCCGTGGCTGGTGCGGATGCCGTGGTTACCGGTACCATTGTTGAGGAGGATCCTGAATTACTTAAGGACATAATCAGGGCTGTTCATGAGGGTGGTATTAAGAGAATATCCTCAGGGGGGCATTAG
- a CDS encoding preprotein translocase subunit Sec61beta, whose protein sequence is MPRRRRSSNISPFIAAGLVKFNEAKEIEKIRLSPQVVIFLGIAISIIVILLRFLMPP, encoded by the coding sequence ATGCCCAGGCGTAGGAGGTCATCAAACATATCGCCATTCATAGCCGCCGGACTTGTTAAGTTCAATGAGGCTAAGGAGATTGAGAAGATAAGGTTAAGCCCACAGGTGGTGATATTCCTGGGGATAGCAATATCAATAATCGTTATACTACTACGATTCCTAATGCCCCCCTGA
- a CDS encoding molybdopterin molybdotransferase MoeA yields the protein MKPHEYKFVSLHDIEEVDKALDLIEPVGEEQVNTWDALNRVLSRDAVVPMDIPPRAKAAYDGYAVRSDDVTKTPVRLRVVGSVSVGSLPNFAVGPGEAAYVTTGAYLPDGADAVVPEEYVEVVGDEVVIHRGVGKWDNTDPPGSFAKGGEVALRLGTLIMPWDIPALLELGIGSLWVRRKIRIYIVATGSELIIPRSPEDVLNAVLNGKVVESTASMITQFISMYTPYAEVVGKTIVPDDYSMIRDAVVRGLEVADVVITTGGTGPSGVDYVFDVMTSLKPLIYIRGLKMRPGRPTGIAVLGGNKVVLNFSGHPISTLNALTTIFLKVVKKMAGLRVGLPEPRVNAKLVRGSLGEEGIARQYRVKVVRRGNEYLMEAIPRQGSSLTHTLLQVNGLVFTRAGMKVREGDEVEVFLLREPESVE from the coding sequence ATGAAGCCCCATGAGTATAAGTTCGTGAGCCTTCACGACATTGAGGAGGTTGATAAGGCTCTGGATTTGATAGAGCCTGTTGGTGAGGAGCAGGTTAACACATGGGATGCGTTAAATAGGGTGCTTTCAAGGGATGCCGTGGTGCCCATGGACATACCACCAAGGGCCAAGGCTGCCTATGATGGGTACGCAGTGAGGAGTGATGATGTTACGAAAACGCCCGTGAGGCTTAGGGTGGTGGGTTCTGTAAGCGTGGGCTCATTACCAAACTTCGCAGTGGGCCCTGGGGAGGCGGCCTACGTAACCACGGGTGCTTACCTACCCGATGGTGCCGATGCCGTGGTTCCCGAGGAGTACGTGGAGGTGGTGGGTGATGAGGTGGTTATCCATAGGGGCGTTGGTAAGTGGGATAACACGGACCCACCTGGTTCCTTTGCCAAGGGGGGTGAGGTGGCCCTTAGGTTGGGCACACTCATCATGCCCTGGGACATACCAGCACTCCTGGAGTTGGGTATTGGGTCGCTGTGGGTTAGGAGGAAGATTAGGATTTACATAGTGGCCACTGGGTCTGAGTTAATAATACCCAGGAGCCCCGAGGATGTATTGAACGCGGTCCTTAATGGTAAGGTTGTGGAGAGCACAGCAAGCATGATAACGCAATTCATAAGCATGTACACGCCCTACGCGGAAGTTGTGGGTAAAACCATAGTCCCCGACGACTACTCAATGATTAGGGATGCGGTGGTTAGGGGGTTGGAGGTGGCTGACGTAGTAATAACCACGGGGGGTACGGGACCCAGTGGTGTTGATTATGTATTTGATGTAATGACGTCGCTGAAACCCCTGATCTACATAAGGGGCCTTAAAATGAGGCCTGGTAGGCCCACGGGGATTGCGGTGCTGGGTGGGAATAAGGTTGTGCTTAACTTCTCGGGGCACCCCATATCCACATTGAACGCATTGACCACGATATTCCTGAAGGTGGTTAAGAAAATGGCTGGGTTGAGGGTGGGGCTCCCAGAGCCCAGGGTCAATGCCAAGTTAGTACGTGGGTCGTTGGGTGAGGAGGGCATTGCGAGGCAGTACAGGGTTAAGGTGGTTAGGAGGGGTAATGAGTACCTGATGGAGGCAATACCAAGGCAGGGAAGCTCACTAACCCACACACTACTTCAGGTAAATGGCCTCGTATTCACAAGGGCGGGCATGAAGGTCAGGGAGGGTGATGAGGTGGAGGTCTTCCTCCTCAGGGAGCCCGAGAGCGTGGAGTGA
- a CDS encoding HIT family protein: MDCVFCRIINREEDAYVVYEDEYVIAILDKYPVSRGHTLVMPKRHYRDLMEIPNDELCRVITVTKLIATAVKEGLGAPGVRVVQNNGSEAGQVIFHIHFHVIPMGGHVGGRHVLTREEGYEVSTVLRSTINKLRGGVQ; the protein is encoded by the coding sequence ATGGATTGTGTGTTCTGTAGAATAATTAATAGGGAGGAGGATGCGTACGTAGTTTATGAGGATGAGTACGTAATCGCAATCCTGGACAAGTACCCAGTGAGTAGGGGGCACACCCTGGTAATGCCCAAGAGGCATTATAGGGACTTAATGGAAATACCCAATGATGAACTCTGCCGTGTAATCACGGTTACAAAGCTCATCGCCACAGCCGTTAAGGAGGGGTTGGGTGCGCCGGGCGTTAGGGTTGTTCAGAATAATGGTTCCGAGGCTGGGCAGGTAATATTCCATATACACTTCCACGTAATACCCATGGGCGGTCACGTTGGTGGTAGACATGTGCTAACCCGTGAGGAGGGTTATGAGGTCTCCACAGTACTCAGGTCCACAATAAATAAGTTAAGGGGTGGCGTACAGTGA
- a CDS encoding ZPR1 zinc finger domain-containing protein: protein MSTEGDFGGRVIYTGVEKCPVCGRDTLHVTETLYEDPAFGQLILYSQQCSSCGFRRVDIQYLESRGPSRLVYTVEDSEDVYRTYIFRSRTATIRSPELGIEISPGPEAEAMITTLEGLLLRMLDVAEQMEVLNEDDENTINKLREFKNKVSMALRGNLKFTIIIEDPYGNSAIKPPGGREDRLRIETLSTE, encoded by the coding sequence ATGAGTACTGAGGGTGATTTCGGGGGAAGGGTCATTTACACAGGGGTGGAGAAATGCCCCGTGTGCGGTAGAGATACTCTGCATGTGACTGAGACGTTGTATGAGGACCCAGCCTTCGGCCAATTAATACTCTATAGCCAGCAATGCTCAAGCTGCGGCTTTAGAAGGGTTGATATTCAGTACCTGGAGTCCAGGGGCCCCTCGAGGCTTGTGTACACTGTTGAGGATTCTGAGGATGTTTACAGGACCTACATATTCAGGTCTAGGACTGCCACCATTAGGAGCCCTGAGTTGGGGATAGAAATAAGCCCGGGGCCTGAGGCCGAGGCCATGATAACAACACTGGAGGGATTATTACTGAGGATGCTAGACGTGGCTGAGCAAATGGAGGTTTTAAATGAGGATGATGAGAATACGATTAATAAGTTGAGGGAATTTAAGAACAAGGTTTCAATGGCGTTGAGGGGGAACCTTAAATTCACCATAATCATTGAGGACCCATACGGAAACTCCGCAATAAAACCACCAGGGGGTAGGGAGGATAGACTACGCATTGAGACCCTCAGCACTGAGTAA